From the Rhodoferax sp. WC2427 genome, one window contains:
- a CDS encoding transporter, protein MQITYGADKTGLLCGYRFENGAPGVPVDLAEAAAWLRSDAPKGPADFVWLHFNLSDAAAETCIRKQLDAVPEFFEALHAGSRSTRIEDAHDTLIAVVNDVAFEFAFDPAEIASLWLNVAPHMALSARSHPLRSIDRMRDAVKNGKPLASSVAFLNQLLMEQGDVLVRIVRDTTLQVDAIEDKFLVGRLHHRRADLGQLRRVLVRLQRLLAPEPGALFRLLRLPPPWISEHDLEALRQATEEFSLTIRDMSELKERIKLLQEEIAAQVSEQTNRSVFTLTMVTVLALPINIVAGLLGMNVGGIPLSDHPHGFMVIAGLIGVFTAFAGWYLYRQK, encoded by the coding sequence GTGCAGATCACCTATGGTGCCGACAAAACCGGCCTGCTCTGCGGCTACCGGTTTGAAAACGGTGCGCCCGGCGTGCCGGTGGACCTGGCCGAAGCGGCGGCCTGGCTGCGCAGCGATGCGCCCAAGGGCCCGGCCGATTTTGTCTGGCTGCACTTCAACCTGAGTGACGCGGCGGCCGAGACCTGCATCCGCAAGCAGCTGGATGCCGTGCCCGAGTTCTTCGAGGCGCTGCACGCGGGCTCGCGCTCGACCCGCATCGAGGACGCGCACGACACGCTGATTGCGGTGGTCAACGACGTGGCGTTCGAGTTTGCCTTCGACCCCGCCGAAATCGCCAGCCTATGGCTCAACGTGGCCCCGCACATGGCGCTCAGTGCCCGCTCGCACCCGCTGCGCTCCATCGACCGCATGCGCGACGCGGTGAAGAACGGCAAGCCGCTGGCCAGTTCGGTGGCGTTTTTGAACCAGCTGCTGATGGAGCAAGGCGATGTGCTGGTGCGCATCGTGCGCGACACCACGCTGCAGGTGGACGCGATCGAAGACAAGTTTCTGGTGGGCCGCCTGCACCACCGGCGTGCCGATCTGGGCCAACTGCGCCGGGTGCTGGTGCGCTTGCAGCGCCTGTTGGCCCCCGAGCCGGGCGCCCTGTTCCGGCTGCTGCGCCTGCCACCGCCCTGGATCAGCGAGCACGACCTGGAAGCGCTGCGCCAGGCCACCGAAGAATTTTCGCTGACCATCCGCGACATGTCGGAGCTGAAAGAGCGCATCAAGCTGCTGCAGGAAGAAATTGCCGCCCAGGTGAGCGAGCAAACCAACCGCAGCGTCTTCACCCTGACCATGGTCACCGTGCTGGCCCTGCCGATCAACATCGTGGCCGGCCTGCTGGGCATGAACGTGGGTGGCATCCCGCTGTCCGACCACCCGCACGGGTTCATGGTGATTGCCGGGCTGATCGGCGTGTTTACCGCGTTTGCGGGCTGGTACTTGTACCGGCAAAAATAG
- a CDS encoding DUF808 domain-containing protein: MASSLLALIDDIASILDDVTLLTKVAAKKTTGVLGDDLALNAQQVSGVKAERELPVVWAVCKGSFRNKLILVPAALAISAVAPWAVTPLLMVGGAYLCFEGFEKLAHPFLHSADEMTAEHSALVAAVANPAIDLVALEQEKIKGAVRTDFILSAEIIAITLGTVQGSGFSTQLTVLSTIALVMTVGVYGLVAGIVKLDDGGLYLTQQASAWQRSLGRGILAFAPWMMKTLSVVGTAAMFLVGGGILTHGWPALHHGIEAVTQWATALPGVGGLLQAVAPTLLDGIAGVVAGAVVLAGVTLVQRLRGTSAH; this comes from the coding sequence ATGGCCTCTAGCCTGCTTGCGCTGATTGACGACATTGCCTCCATCCTGGACGACGTGACCCTGCTGACCAAGGTGGCGGCCAAGAAGACCACAGGGGTGCTGGGCGACGACCTGGCGCTGAACGCGCAGCAGGTCAGCGGCGTCAAGGCCGAGCGCGAGCTGCCGGTGGTGTGGGCGGTGTGCAAAGGTTCATTCCGCAACAAGCTGATCCTGGTGCCCGCCGCACTTGCCATCAGCGCCGTGGCCCCCTGGGCGGTCACGCCGCTGCTGATGGTGGGCGGCGCCTACCTGTGCTTTGAAGGCTTCGAGAAGCTGGCCCACCCGTTTCTGCACAGCGCCGACGAAATGACCGCCGAGCACAGCGCGCTGGTGGCGGCGGTGGCCAACCCGGCCATCGACCTGGTCGCGCTGGAGCAGGAGAAGATTAAAGGCGCGGTGCGCACCGACTTCATCCTGTCGGCCGAGATCATCGCCATCACCCTCGGCACCGTGCAGGGCAGCGGCTTCAGCACCCAGCTCACAGTGCTCTCCACCATTGCGTTGGTGATGACGGTGGGCGTGTACGGCCTGGTGGCGGGCATCGTCAAGCTCGACGATGGTGGCCTGTACCTCACCCAGCAAGCCAGCGCCTGGCAGCGCAGCCTGGGCCGGGGCATTCTGGCGTTTGCGCCCTGGATGATGAAGACGCTGTCGGTGGTGGGCACCGCCGCCATGTTCCTGGTGGGCGGCGGCATTTTGACGCACGGCTGGCCTGCCCTGCACCACGGTATCGAGGCCGTCACGCAGTGGGCGACGGCGCTGCCCGGCGTGGGCGGCTTGCTGCAAGCCGTGGCGCCCACGCTGCTGGACGGCATTGCCGGTGTGGTGGCCGGGGCCGTGGTGCTGGCCGGCGTGACCCTGGTGCAGCGCCTGCGGGGGACAAGCGCGCACTGA
- the mnmG gene encoding tRNA uridine-5-carboxymethylaminomethyl(34) synthesis enzyme MnmG, with product MLYPQEFDVIVVGGGHAGTEAALAAARMGCKTLLLTHNIETLGQMSCNPSIGGIGKGHLVKEVDALGGAMALATDEGGIQFRILNSSKGPAVRATRAQADRVLYKAAIRRMLENQPNLWLFQQAVDDLMVEGDRVVGAVTQVGVQFRSRTVVLTAGTFLDGKIHVGLNNYAAGRAGDPPAVSLSARLKELKLPQARLKTGTPPRIDGRSIDYSQLEEQPGDGMPGGMGAQIPVFSFMGNRAMHPRQMPCWITHTNARTHEIIRSGFDRSPMFTGKIEGVGPRYCPSVEDKVNRFADKDSHQIFLEPEGLNTHEIYPNGISTSLPFDVQYDLVRSMKGMENAHILRPGYAIEYDYFDPRALKTSFETRAIGGLFFAGQINGTTGYEEAAAQGLFAGINAALQCRGEASWLPGRDQAYLGVLVDDLITKGVTEPYRMFTSRAEFRLQLREDNADMRLTEMGRTMGLVDDARWASFNRKRDAVSVETERLRSLWISPKNLAAAEAERVLGKAIEHEYSLAELLRRPDVHYDGLMSLAGGKFAVPEFAPGVPRETAEADFVAAVLEQVDINAKYSGYIERQKSEIDRAAYYEHLKIPADLDYLQVSALSYEVRHTLNKHRPETLGLASRMSGVTPAAISLLLVHLKKLGWKDRPTVEETAA from the coding sequence ATGTTGTACCCCCAAGAATTTGATGTGATCGTGGTTGGCGGTGGCCATGCCGGCACCGAGGCCGCGCTGGCCGCTGCGCGCATGGGTTGCAAAACCCTGCTGCTGACGCACAACATCGAGACCCTGGGCCAGATGAGCTGCAACCCGTCCATCGGCGGTATCGGCAAGGGGCATCTGGTCAAAGAGGTGGACGCGCTGGGCGGGGCCATGGCCCTGGCCACGGACGAGGGCGGCATCCAGTTCCGCATCCTCAACTCCAGCAAAGGCCCTGCCGTGCGCGCCACCCGCGCCCAGGCCGACCGGGTGCTGTACAAGGCCGCCATCCGCCGCATGCTGGAGAACCAGCCCAACCTGTGGCTGTTCCAGCAGGCCGTGGACGACCTGATGGTGGAGGGCGACCGGGTGGTGGGTGCCGTGACGCAGGTGGGTGTGCAGTTCCGCAGCCGCACCGTGGTGCTGACGGCGGGCACCTTCCTGGACGGCAAGATCCACGTCGGCCTGAACAACTACGCCGCAGGCCGCGCGGGCGACCCCCCGGCGGTGTCGCTGAGTGCGCGGCTGAAAGAACTCAAGCTGCCCCAGGCCCGCCTGAAAACTGGCACGCCGCCGCGCATCGACGGCCGCAGCATCGACTACAGCCAACTCGAAGAGCAGCCCGGCGACGGCATGCCCGGTGGCATGGGCGCGCAGATTCCGGTGTTCAGTTTCATGGGCAACCGGGCGATGCACCCACGGCAAATGCCCTGCTGGATCACCCACACCAATGCGCGCACGCACGAGATCATCCGTTCCGGCTTTGACCGCAGCCCCATGTTCACCGGCAAGATCGAGGGCGTAGGCCCGCGCTACTGCCCCAGCGTGGAAGACAAGGTAAACCGCTTTGCCGACAAAGACAGCCACCAGATCTTTCTGGAGCCCGAGGGCCTGAACACCCACGAGATCTACCCCAACGGCATCTCCACCAGCCTGCCGTTTGACGTGCAGTACGACCTGGTGCGCTCCATGAAGGGCATGGAAAACGCCCACATCCTGCGCCCCGGCTACGCCATCGAATACGACTACTTCGACCCCCGCGCCCTGAAAACCAGCTTCGAGACCCGGGCCATCGGCGGCCTGTTTTTCGCGGGCCAGATCAACGGCACCACCGGCTACGAAGAGGCCGCAGCCCAGGGCCTGTTCGCCGGGATCAACGCCGCACTGCAATGCCGCGGTGAGGCCTCCTGGCTGCCGGGCCGCGACCAGGCTTACCTGGGTGTACTGGTAGACGACCTGATCACCAAGGGCGTGACCGAGCCCTACCGCATGTTCACCAGCCGCGCCGAGTTCCGCCTGCAGCTGCGTGAAGACAACGCCGACATGCGCCTCACCGAAATGGGCCGCACCATGGGCCTGGTGGACGATGCGCGTTGGGCGTCGTTCAACCGCAAGCGCGATGCTGTGTCAGTCGAGACAGAGCGCCTGCGCAGCCTGTGGATCAGCCCCAAGAACCTGGCAGCGGCTGAGGCCGAGCGGGTGCTGGGCAAGGCCATCGAGCACGAATACAGCCTGGCCGAACTGCTGCGCCGCCCGGATGTGCACTACGACGGCTTGATGTCTTTGGCCGGGGGCAAGTTCGCCGTGCCCGAGTTCGCGCCTGGTGTTCCACGTGAAACAGCCGAAGCCGACTTTGTGGCCGCCGTGCTGGAGCAGGTGGACATCAACGCCAAGTACTCGGGCTACATCGAACGGCAAAAGTCCGAAATCGACCGCGCCGCCTACTACGAACACCTGAAGATCCCCGCCGACCTGGATTACCTGCAGGTCAGCGCCCTGAGCTACGAGGTGCGCCACACCTTGAACAAACACCGGCCCGAAACCCTGGGCTTGGCCTCGCGCATGTCGGGCGTGACCCCGGCGGCCATCTCGCTGCTGCTGGTGCATTTGAAGAAACTGGGCTGGAAGGACCGGCCCACCGTAGAGGAGACCGCTGCATGA